A single Pseudobdellovibrionaceae bacterium DNA region contains:
- a CDS encoding glutaminyl-peptide cyclotransferase gives MKKVLKSVWLVAMVALASGSVVGHMSSSAGVQRETIPPPAEVVHVELKPINENSQQGSYAPKYKKYSKLPRFTQGLVFDEQTGTLFESVGWWRHSSLIQYTLDQTQLTSSYRELSYLNDFYQRDNLTPEEENATGWMAGIWKNFFAEGLALVGNSLIQFSWRGEKYFVYKKDRVIGGKKKPRAYQRKGEGWGATVYKEGAKEFLLLSDGSSLITFYDAGDLTNLKKVGFIEVVNGDRPVSQINELEMVGNKLLANVFIDVRNENGAGEYYNGHQVLVIDPKTGYVEKVLQFHPDHTEMKTFADKALATSPSAHELACPPDSQLPGMFLCRDRHFAFNGIAYDSRQDLVYFTGKNWPYFYEFKGSDLVGP, from the coding sequence GTGAAAAAAGTACTTAAAAGTGTATGGTTGGTAGCCATGGTGGCATTGGCCAGCGGCAGTGTTGTGGGGCACATGTCTTCATCTGCGGGTGTCCAAAGAGAGACTATTCCGCCACCGGCTGAGGTGGTTCACGTCGAGCTAAAGCCAATCAACGAAAATTCCCAACAGGGCAGTTACGCTCCGAAATACAAGAAATACTCGAAGCTACCACGATTCACCCAGGGTTTAGTCTTTGATGAACAGACGGGGACCTTGTTTGAGAGCGTAGGGTGGTGGCGCCACTCGTCTCTCATCCAATACACTTTGGATCAGACCCAGCTTACGTCCAGCTATAGGGAGCTCTCTTATCTTAATGACTTCTATCAAAGAGACAATCTCACTCCCGAGGAGGAAAATGCCACCGGCTGGATGGCTGGCATATGGAAAAACTTTTTTGCCGAAGGATTGGCACTGGTCGGAAACTCCCTGATTCAGTTCTCATGGCGGGGAGAGAAGTATTTTGTTTACAAAAAGGATAGGGTCATTGGAGGAAAAAAGAAACCGCGAGCCTACCAGAGAAAAGGTGAGGGCTGGGGGGCTACGGTCTACAAGGAAGGTGCGAAGGAATTCTTGCTCCTCAGTGACGGCTCAAGTCTGATCACCTTCTATGATGCCGGTGATCTCACAAACTTGAAAAAAGTGGGTTTTATCGAGGTGGTCAATGGTGATCGACCGGTGAGTCAAATCAATGAACTGGAAATGGTTGGCAACAAGTTATTGGCCAATGTCTTTATTGATGTTCGCAATGAGAATGGGGCGGGGGAGTATTATAACGGTCATCAGGTTTTGGTCATTGACCCAAAAACTGGGTACGTGGAAAAGGTGCTGCAATTTCATCCCGACCACACGGAGATGAAGACCTTCGCCGACAAGGCTTTGGCCACCAGTCCGTCGGCTCATGAACTGGCCTGTCCTCCAGACTCTCAACTTCCGGGGATGTTTTTGTGCCGTGACCGGCACTTCGCCTTTAATGGTATTGCTTACGACTCCCGACAAGACTTGGTTTACTTTACGGGAAAGAACTGGCCCTATTTTTATGAATTTAAGGGATCTGATTTGGTTGGCCCATAA
- a CDS encoding peptide ABC transporter substrate-binding protein: MVMGYMGRLLTLTMALALASCTSKKREVKMVAGLKYEETLIYNLTTEPPTLDWNKATDVASAIVIFNVMEPLLGFDLSENDLPLEPRLAVDWHAEKQGHQWVFELREGVKWSDGKEFEAQQVVDSLERLLQPETAASGASWFFEVVGAKDFNKGILKDFSQVGVKAEGKYQIRFTLNKPLAYFPKLLAIQNAIPIRKDLIAKYGDKWTEAENLATLGSYHLKEWKHDNYLVLEKNIGYFLTPPPIQNVLLRIINDESTGVNLFETGQIDIQPTIPAGELDRLKGKAEFKTSSEYSINFLGFNTKKEPFNNPDVRRAISMAIDRREIVQVLGGHVMGNRAWLPPDMLGYSDTFGMTFDPDKARILLGKTGYGRSKQFPKAVISYNTNSNHKLVIENIQAQLKKNLGIELEIQNQEWKSYLAQINSDAPHLFRMGWIALFPDPAPMFEVFRSDSEFNRFGWGGQEFNQLLDSAAAELKPEKRFEYYKRIQEILSVEEVPAFAVYSSSNKYLVSERTQGFPINPLDRVEFRRVKLK; encoded by the coding sequence ATGGTTATGGGATACATGGGAAGGCTTTTGACGCTGACAATGGCGTTGGCCCTGGCAAGCTGTACGAGCAAAAAACGGGAAGTCAAAATGGTGGCCGGCCTCAAATATGAGGAGACCCTGATCTACAATCTGACCACTGAGCCTCCGACCCTGGATTGGAACAAGGCCACTGATGTGGCCTCAGCCATAGTGATATTTAATGTCATGGAACCCTTGCTTGGCTTTGACTTGAGTGAGAATGATTTGCCCCTTGAGCCTCGCCTGGCGGTAGATTGGCATGCAGAAAAACAGGGGCACCAGTGGGTTTTTGAGCTCCGCGAAGGGGTTAAGTGGTCAGATGGGAAGGAGTTCGAAGCCCAGCAGGTGGTGGACAGTCTAGAGAGACTTCTTCAACCCGAAACAGCCGCATCGGGTGCCAGTTGGTTTTTTGAAGTCGTGGGGGCGAAGGACTTCAATAAAGGTATTCTTAAGGACTTCTCCCAAGTGGGAGTGAAAGCTGAAGGTAAGTATCAGATTCGCTTTACTCTCAACAAGCCTCTAGCCTACTTTCCTAAATTGCTAGCGATTCAAAATGCCATCCCTATCCGTAAAGATCTCATTGCCAAATATGGGGATAAGTGGACAGAAGCGGAGAATCTGGCGACGCTGGGTTCCTACCACCTCAAGGAGTGGAAACACGACAATTACCTAGTGCTGGAGAAAAACATCGGTTACTTTCTCACGCCGCCACCCATTCAGAATGTTCTACTAAGAATCATCAATGACGAGTCCACGGGTGTGAATCTGTTCGAAACTGGACAGATTGATATTCAGCCCACCATTCCTGCTGGCGAACTGGATCGACTGAAGGGTAAGGCTGAGTTTAAGACAAGCAGCGAGTACTCCATTAACTTTCTTGGCTTTAATACAAAAAAGGAGCCATTCAACAATCCAGATGTCCGTCGCGCCATATCCATGGCCATAGACCGACGTGAGATTGTTCAGGTCCTAGGTGGTCACGTCATGGGCAATCGGGCCTGGTTGCCACCCGATATGTTGGGTTACAGTGATACCTTTGGAATGACCTTTGACCCAGACAAGGCGAGAATCCTCCTTGGAAAAACTGGATATGGGAGGAGTAAACAGTTTCCCAAAGCTGTGATCTCCTACAACACCAATTCCAATCACAAGCTGGTTATTGAAAACATTCAGGCTCAATTGAAGAAGAATCTGGGTATTGAGCTTGAGATCCAAAACCAAGAATGGAAGAGTTACTTAGCCCAGATCAACTCCGATGCCCCTCATCTCTTTCGCATGGGGTGGATCGCTTTGTTTCCTGATCCGGCCCCTATGTTTGAGGTTTTTCGTAGCGACTCTGAATTTAATCGCTTTGGCTGGGGGGGGCAGGAATTTAATCAGCTCCTAGATTCGGCAGCGGCCGAGCTGAAGCCTGAAAAACGCTTTGAATACTACAAACGCATTCAGGAAATCCTCAGCGTTGAAGAGGTTCCGGCCTTTGCCGTGTACTCGTCCAGCAACAAATACCTTGTCAGTGAGAGAACCCAGGGGTTCCCCATAAATCCTTTGGATCGGGTGGAGTTTCGACGAGTAAAATTGAAGTGA
- a CDS encoding YchJ family protein, producing the protein MDCPCQSGTEFSNCCEPILSGKEKAETAERLMRARYTAFTRVDMDFVNKTHDPKTKKDLDPEANRRWAESAEWKGLDVVGTTGGGPEDEKGTVEFKVSYDMGDGPEEHHELSTFVKRNGQWYFSDGKNPSLKTVERGEKVGRNDPCPCGSGKKYKKCCG; encoded by the coding sequence ATGGATTGCCCTTGTCAAAGTGGAACTGAGTTTTCAAATTGTTGTGAGCCGATATTAAGCGGCAAAGAAAAGGCAGAAACGGCTGAGCGCTTGATGCGTGCTCGTTATACGGCATTCACCCGGGTGGATATGGACTTCGTCAATAAAACTCATGATCCAAAGACTAAAAAGGATCTGGACCCTGAAGCCAACCGTCGTTGGGCGGAAAGCGCTGAGTGGAAGGGTCTGGACGTTGTTGGCACCACAGGCGGTGGGCCTGAGGATGAAAAAGGGACGGTTGAGTTCAAGGTGAGCTACGACATGGGAGATGGCCCTGAGGAGCATCACGAATTGAGTACTTTCGTTAAACGCAATGGCCAGTGGTATTTCTCAGACGGCAAAAACCCCAGTTTGAAGACGGTAGAGCGTGGTGAAAAGGTGGGGCGTAATGATCCCTGCCCCTGTGGAAGTGGCAAAAAATATAAAAAGTGTTGCGGTTAG